The Stygiolobus azoricus genome window below encodes:
- a CDS encoding ArsR/SmtB family transcription factor, producing MSITKVDELLALPGWETRKKIIEALRNGPKTAYEISKELKINYSTARYHLELLQKFGLVSVRKGRKYYYELTKNANLLLASV from the coding sequence ATGAGCATAACAAAAGTAGATGAGTTATTAGCCCTACCAGGTTGGGAGACTAGAAAGAAGATAATAGAAGCATTGAGAAATGGGCCTAAAACCGCATATGAAATATCTAAAGAACTTAAAATAAATTATTCAACTGCTAGATATCATTTAGAATTATTACAGAAATTTGGACTTGTAAGTGTCAGAAAAGGAAGAAAATATTACTATGAATTAACTAAAAACGCTAATCTACTATTAGCAAGCGTGTAA